Proteins encoded by one window of uncultured Bacteroides sp.:
- a CDS encoding glutamine--tRNA ligase/YqeY domain fusion protein → MTDIKTEEGGEKKSLNFIEIAVENDLKEGKNGGRIQTRFPPEPNGYLHIGHAKAICMDFGIAKKYNGVCNLRFDDTNPVKEDVEYVDAIKEDIEWLGYKWGNIYYASDYFQQLWDFAIKLIKEGKAYVDEQSAEEIAKQKGTPTQAGTNSPFRDRPLEENLELFQKMNSGELPEGAMVLRAKIDMANSNMHFRDPIMYRIIHHPHHRTGTTWKAYPMYDFAHGQSDYFEGVTHSLCTLEFEVHRPLYNYYIDLLKESENYNPRQMEFNRLNLTYTVMSKRKLLTLVKEKLVNGWDDPRMPTLCGYRRRGYSPEAIHNFIDKIGYTKYDGIIDVSLLESVVREDLNARSTRVAAVINPVKCIITNYPEGQVEKMEAINNAEDPNSASHIIEFSRELFIEREDFMEDAPKKYFRMTPGQEVRLKNAYIVKCTGCKKNADGDIEEVYCEFDPNTKSGMPDSNRKVKGTLHWVSAAHSLPAEVRLYDRLFKVENPALEEKDGDFRDLLNPDSLKVLTNCRVEKFLAEMKPLDYLQFQRIGYFNVDKDSTSEKLIFNRTVGLKDTWSKINK, encoded by the coding sequence ATGACAGATATTAAAACGGAAGAAGGAGGCGAAAAGAAAAGTTTGAACTTTATTGAGATCGCCGTAGAGAACGATTTGAAAGAAGGTAAAAACGGAGGAAGAATACAAACACGTTTCCCACCAGAGCCCAATGGTTACCTGCACATAGGTCATGCAAAAGCAATTTGTATGGACTTTGGCATTGCTAAAAAGTATAATGGTGTTTGTAATCTTCGCTTCGATGATACCAATCCCGTAAAAGAAGATGTAGAATATGTAGATGCCATCAAAGAAGATATAGAGTGGCTTGGCTACAAGTGGGGAAACATATACTACGCCTCTGATTACTTCCAGCAGTTATGGGATTTTGCCATAAAACTGATTAAAGAAGGCAAGGCATATGTAGACGAACAATCTGCCGAGGAAATTGCAAAGCAGAAAGGAACTCCTACCCAGGCAGGAACAAACAGTCCCTTCCGCGACCGTCCTCTAGAGGAAAATCTGGAACTTTTCCAAAAGATGAATTCCGGAGAATTGCCCGAAGGTGCAATGGTTCTTCGTGCCAAGATTGATATGGCAAACTCAAACATGCACTTCCGTGATCCGATAATGTACCGCATTATCCATCATCCACATCATCGTACAGGAACAACCTGGAAAGCATACCCAATGTATGACTTTGCTCATGGACAGTCCGATTACTTTGAAGGTGTAACCCACTCCCTTTGTACACTAGAATTTGAAGTTCACCGTCCACTATATAATTATTATATAGACCTATTGAAGGAAAGCGAGAATTATAATCCTCGCCAGATGGAATTCAACCGTTTGAATCTTACTTATACAGTAATGAGCAAGCGTAAACTTCTCACTTTGGTTAAAGAAAAATTAGTGAACGGATGGGATGACCCACGAATGCCTACCCTATGTGGTTATCGCCGCCGCGGTTACTCACCTGAAGCCATTCATAATTTCATCGATAAAATTGGTTATACAAAGTATGATGGTATTATTGACGTTTCACTTCTTGAATCGGTAGTAAGGGAAGATCTTAACGCGCGCTCCACTCGTGTGGCTGCCGTTATCAATCCTGTGAAGTGTATCATCACTAACTATCCTGAAGGACAAGTGGAAAAAATGGAAGCAATCAATAATGCTGAAGATCCAAATTCCGCTTCACACATTATAGAATTCAGTCGCGAGCTGTTTATCGAACGAGAAGACTTCATGGAAGATGCTCCAAAGAAGTATTTCCGAATGACTCCCGGTCAGGAAGTTCGCCTGAAGAACGCCTATATTGTAAAATGTACAGGCTGTAAAAAGAATGCAGATGGAGATATTGAAGAAGTATACTGCGAATTTGATCCAAACACAAAGAGTGGTATGCCGGATAGCAACCGAAAAGTGAAAGGAACTCTTCACTGGGTAAGTGCTGCACACAGTCTTCCTGCTGAAGTTCGCCTTTACGATCGTTTGTTTAAGGTAGAAAATCCTGCTTTGGAAGAGAAAGACGGAGACTTCCGCGACCTTCTGAATCCAGATTCATTAAAGGTACTTACAAACTGTAGAGTAGAGAAGTTCCTGGCAGAAATGAAGCCTCTAGATTATTTACAGTTCCAACGTATCGGCTATTTCAATGTAGACAAAGATTCTACTTCTGAAAAACTGATATTTAACCGTACTGTTGGACTAAAAGATACCTGGAGCAAAATTAATAAATAA
- a CDS encoding DNA/RNA non-specific endonuclease has translation MAKRKKKNQQSNIFRILLLIVVISLGAVLLYEHFRSPILHAANDVKYKTEATMAPEKKEISGDLERPQLITSRPEQIINHAGYTVSYNPEWRVPNWVSYELTEYEITGKLKRSDKFVVDPEVNGICATNEDYAHSGYDRGHMAPAADMKWNTRVMKECFYFSNMCPQKHSLNAGRWKTLEEKVRDWAQEDSAIIIVCGPIVDKGYKTIGSDRVAVPQRFFKVILAPYLKSPKAIGFIMKNDEEALPLSSYAVSVDNVEKLTGMDFFSALPDEFENRIESSNSTTDWGL, from the coding sequence ATGGCAAAAAGAAAGAAAAAGAACCAGCAGAGTAACATATTCAGGATATTATTATTGATTGTAGTAATATCGTTGGGGGCAGTCCTTTTATATGAGCACTTCCGCAGCCCAATTTTACATGCAGCTAATGATGTAAAATATAAAACCGAGGCCACTATGGCTCCGGAGAAGAAAGAAATTTCGGGTGATCTGGAGCGTCCACAACTCATCACCTCACGCCCTGAGCAAATCATTAATCATGCAGGATACACTGTGTCATATAATCCGGAATGGCGCGTACCAAACTGGGTTTCTTATGAATTAACTGAATATGAAATAACGGGAAAGCTGAAGCGTTCGGATAAATTTGTTGTAGATCCCGAAGTGAATGGTATTTGTGCAACGAATGAAGATTACGCTCATTCAGGATATGACCGCGGACATATGGCTCCGGCGGCAGATATGAAATGGAACACGAGAGTGATGAAAGAATGTTTTTATTTTAGTAACATGTGCCCTCAGAAACACTCACTGAATGCCGGACGATGGAAAACTCTGGAAGAGAAAGTACGTGACTGGGCACAGGAAGACAGTGCCATTATAATTGTATGCGGTCCCATTGTAGATAAAGGATACAAGACAATTGGAAGCGACCGGGTAGCCGTTCCACAACGATTTTTCAAGGTGATACTGGCTCCGTACCTCAAATCTCCGAAGGCCATAGGCTTTATCATGAAAAATGATGAAGAAGCATTACCATTGAGCAGCTATGCCGTTTCAGTAGATAATGTAGAAAAGCTCACAGGAATGGACTTCTTTTCTGCTTTACCGGATGAGTTTGAGAATCGTATAGAGAGTTCTAACTCAACTACCGATTGGGGTTTATAG
- the tpx gene encoding thiol peroxidase, with translation MAHTKFKGQVVKLFGEFIQINDFAPNFHLVKNDLSDYYLDYAKGKNVVLNIFPSLDTSVCATSVRHFNKIASQLPNTIVLAISKDLPFAQGRFCTTEGIDNVIALSDFRSPEFAQEYGLLMEDGPLRGLLARAVVVINPEGKVIHTEIVTEITTEPNYDAVINLLK, from the coding sequence ATGGCACATACAAAGTTTAAAGGACAAGTAGTAAAATTGTTCGGAGAGTTTATTCAGATAAATGATTTTGCACCAAATTTTCATCTGGTAAAGAATGATTTAAGTGATTATTATTTAGATTATGCTAAAGGCAAAAATGTAGTGTTAAATATATTTCCAAGTTTGGATACAAGTGTTTGTGCAACGTCGGTTAGGCACTTCAATAAAATTGCATCTCAATTGCCAAATACAATTGTTTTAGCCATATCAAAAGATTTGCCATTTGCTCAAGGACGTTTTTGCACCACCGAAGGCATCGATAATGTAATTGCTTTATCAGATTTTCGTTCACCTGAATTTGCCCAGGAATATGGTTTATTGATGGAAGATGGTCCTCTGAGAGGATTATTGGCTAGGGCGGTCGTTGTAATTAATCCGGAAGGGAAAGTGATCCATACAGAGATTGTTACTGAGATTACCACAGAACCTAATTATGATGCAGTAATCAATTTGCTAAAATAA
- a CDS encoding tetratricopeptide repeat protein — protein sequence MSNYSSSDFEQDKEFKQALAQYEEMKAAKRTGYFDADQLADFAEYYASLQQYDEAFEVIDYALSIHPANTEVLVIKAHILIDLEKIEEAKEIALSISESYDRDVKMLKAELLIMEKKLEEADTLIQEMVSQDENNEEDNWLDIAFLYTDSDLPEKALPWFEKAFEADPENDEIRMNLAECYGQSKQIDKGADLYNKLLDKDPYSVQYWFDLGRFYYVAKEFNKALEAYEFALTIEADHPGSILMTAHCYYQLENYEKSCEFYERYEETEPKSGMTVFFIGLCHYSLKNYEKCILKFKEALGINQGLSPDTIDIYTYIALSYSELKLLEEAIHYIDLAINEDASCADSYLNKGKIYLGFEDRKNASISFGEAIKLNPENPKTFSEMGTIYFENKMYDRALKCFETVEFYSPGYDNNYLLLAYANGALGNIEDFNYYFIQATKQNPENILQSLDYLPEEETELKQLIIDLRKAIEEDENLNTRKSKFN from the coding sequence ATGAGCAATTATTCTTCTTCGGATTTTGAGCAAGATAAAGAGTTTAAGCAAGCACTTGCCCAATATGAAGAAATGAAAGCAGCAAAAAGAACTGGTTATTTTGACGCAGATCAATTAGCCGATTTTGCCGAATATTACGCATCATTGCAGCAATACGACGAAGCTTTCGAAGTAATTGACTATGCCCTATCCATTCATCCTGCAAACACAGAAGTTCTTGTTATCAAAGCGCATATCCTCATTGATCTGGAAAAAATAGAAGAAGCTAAAGAAATAGCCTTATCTATTTCGGAAAGTTATGATCGGGATGTTAAAATGCTTAAAGCAGAACTCTTGATCATGGAAAAGAAATTGGAAGAAGCCGACACACTTATTCAGGAAATGGTTAGTCAGGATGAAAACAATGAAGAAGATAACTGGCTTGATATTGCATTCCTTTACACTGATTCCGATCTTCCCGAGAAAGCTTTGCCTTGGTTTGAAAAAGCATTTGAAGCCGATCCTGAAAACGACGAAATTCGCATGAATTTAGCCGAATGTTACGGCCAATCCAAACAGATTGATAAAGGAGCCGATCTCTATAATAAATTGCTGGATAAAGACCCTTATTCAGTTCAATATTGGTTTGACCTTGGACGATTCTATTATGTTGCAAAAGAATTCAATAAAGCGCTGGAAGCATATGAATTTGCTCTCACCATAGAAGCAGACCATCCTGGATCTATACTGATGACAGCTCACTGTTATTATCAGTTGGAGAACTACGAAAAATCTTGTGAATTCTATGAGAGATATGAAGAAACAGAACCAAAATCGGGTATGACTGTGTTTTTCATCGGATTGTGCCACTATAGTCTCAAGAATTATGAGAAATGTATTCTGAAATTTAAAGAAGCATTAGGGATTAATCAGGGGCTTTCACCAGATACTATTGATATATATACTTATATCGCTTTAAGTTATAGCGAGCTTAAATTACTTGAAGAAGCCATTCATTATATTGATTTGGCAATAAACGAAGATGCTTCATGCGCTGATTCTTATCTTAATAAGGGAAAGATATACCTAGGCTTCGAAGATCGGAAAAATGCCAGCATTAGCTTTGGAGAAGCCATTAAGTTAAATCCTGAAAATCCAAAAACTTTCTCAGAGATGGGAACTATCTATTTTGAGAATAAAATGTACGATCGGGCTTTAAAGTGCTTTGAAACAGTAGAGTTCTATTCTCCAGGATATGATAATAACTACTTATTACTGGCTTATGCAAACGGAGCATTGGGAAATATAGAAGATTTTAATTACTATTTCATCCAGGCAACCAAGCAAAATCCTGAGAATATTCTGCAGAGTCTGGATTATTTGCCTGAAGAAGAAACTGAATTAAAACAATTAATTATCGATCTGAGAAAAGCTATTGAAGAAGATGAGAATTTGAATACCCGCAAATCAAAATTCAACTAA
- a CDS encoding nucleotide sugar dehydrogenase: MKNIQIAVIGLGYVGLPLARLFAAKYPVVGFDINKNRIEELNNSNDSTLEVSNEELQKVITAQPFSASGLFCTSNAEFLQKCNYYIITVPTPVDKSNHPDLHPLFSASGTVGRAINKNDIVIYESTVSPGITEDVCIPIVEKVSGLSFNKDFFAGYSPERINPGDKLHTVETILKITSGSTPEVAQLVDELYRSVITAGTYLAPSIRVAEAAKIIENSQRDINIAFINELAKIFNRMGIDTRSVLQAAATKWNFLPFYPGLVGGHCIGVDPYYLAQRAREYGFRPEIILSGRRMNDGMGEYVAQEVVRCMIKKEMLIKHSRVLILGFTFKENCPDVRNTKVIDVVHELQNYDIDVTVYDPIASREDVKREYGLEIASELPSEEYDAVIAAVAHKEFISLNVRSLVKKEGVVYDVKGIYPLAIVDARL, from the coding sequence ATGAAGAATATACAAATAGCAGTTATCGGACTTGGTTATGTAGGCTTACCTTTGGCTAGGCTTTTTGCAGCAAAATACCCGGTTGTTGGATTTGACATAAATAAAAATCGCATTGAAGAACTAAATAATAGTAATGATTCCACGTTGGAGGTGTCTAATGAAGAGCTACAGAAAGTGATTACCGCTCAACCGTTTTCCGCTTCCGGTTTATTTTGCACATCGAATGCTGAGTTTCTTCAAAAGTGCAACTACTATATCATTACAGTTCCTACACCCGTGGACAAGAGTAATCATCCAGATTTGCATCCTTTGTTTTCCGCCAGCGGAACAGTGGGGAGGGCTATTAATAAGAATGATATTGTGATCTACGAATCTACAGTTTCTCCCGGAATTACAGAGGATGTTTGCATTCCCATCGTTGAAAAAGTGTCAGGTCTTTCGTTTAATAAAGATTTCTTTGCCGGATATTCTCCCGAACGTATAAATCCAGGTGATAAACTACATACGGTGGAAACTATTCTGAAGATTACGTCCGGTTCAACTCCTGAAGTTGCACAATTGGTCGATGAACTGTATCGTTCAGTTATTACCGCTGGAACTTATCTAGCTCCTTCTATCCGGGTGGCCGAAGCAGCAAAAATTATAGAGAACTCCCAACGGGATATAAATATAGCCTTTATCAATGAACTGGCAAAGATATTTAATCGTATGGGAATAGATACCCGCAGTGTGCTTCAGGCAGCAGCCACAAAATGGAACTTTCTACCTTTCTATCCCGGATTGGTGGGCGGTCATTGCATCGGCGTTGATCCGTATTATTTGGCACAAAGAGCTAGAGAATACGGATTTCGTCCGGAAATAATATTGTCGGGAAGGCGGATGAATGATGGGATGGGAGAGTATGTTGCTCAGGAAGTAGTGCGATGTATGATAAAGAAAGAGATGCTGATAAAGCATAGTCGGGTATTAATTCTTGGCTTTACATTTAAGGAAAACTGTCCCGACGTGCGCAATACAAAGGTTATTGATGTGGTTCATGAACTTCAGAATTATGATATTGATGTAACAGTTTATGATCCGATAGCATCTCGCGAAGACGTGAAGCGAGAATATGGACTTGAAATAGCTTCGGAGCTTCCTTCCGAAGAATATGATGCTGTGATAGCAGCTGTGGCTCATAAAGAATTTATCTCTTTGAATGTTCGGTCGTTAGTGAAAAAAGAGGGTGTTGTATATGATGTAAAAGGAATCTATCCGTTAGCAATTGTGGATGCCCGACTTTGA